The DNA sequence ggtgtagagattaccaagCAATAAACAAacgtaaaaaataaaaactatgtccTGGGTGTGACTAGGGCACCCAGGGACTGTCCCTCCCGGTCTTTGCCCTCTCCCAGGCCCTCAGGCTTCCTGTCCCCAGCCCAGGAGGTGACATACGTTGTCATTGGGGTACAGCACACGCGAGATGTTCTCAGCGAGGTTTCGGTCGAGCACAGCTTGGATGTAGCCACCGACGTTGACTGAGGGATGAAAGTGGGGACAGCGTCAGGCTGGGGCTGAGCGTGGGCCGGGGTAGGCGGGGCTGCTGGTGGCCAGCGCTGGACTCACAGTCCTTGAGGTTGAAGTCATTGGGGGCCTTGGCCGACCACAGGCGCATGGTGTTGACGATGTTGTTGCGATAGCCAGGCACCGGAGTGTCGTAGGGCATGGCCAGCACCACCTGCAGGGGCATCGGGCTTGGCGTTAGGAGCTGGGTATCTGCCACATGACTCGTGGGGCCCTGAGAGCTGCAGTTCCAGCCTCTGTCCCCGTGCTCTGCCAATTTCCAGCCCTGGGTTCTCGTGCCAACTCTGGGTGACCATGAGCAAATCTCTCAACCTCCCTGGACCTCGTCCATAAAGAGAGGACCCCTTTATGGGATCTCCCCACACTCCCCCCTGCCTTGCCTGGCTGCTTGTGAGGATGACAGAGGGCAGTGATGAGCCCGGAGCCCAGAGGGGGGCTCTGTTGGTGGCCACTCTGCAGTGATGGGGATGAGCTAACCCCCGGTGTGAGCACAACCTAGAGGATTCTCTGGGCTCATGAGAGGGTTGGGGGAGCCTGGGTCCTGGCTGCAGGGGACACAGATGTCAAGTACATCCCAAGGCTTATGCCTGGTTGACCACAGGGCTAAGCAGCAGTGACTAATGCAGGCCCCTCCTCCCGCAATGAGCAAAGGTCAATTGCTGCCAATGACTCCTGCCACCACAGGGCTGAGGGCACATCCACGTCCCCCCCCAGCAGCACCCTTTCTCCCCAACACTCAGTCACTGGGCCCCTGATCAGAACAGAAtggaagctgaagctcagagagggaagggacTGGCCCAAGAGCACAGAGCGAGGTAGGCAGCCAGAGCCCCTGCTGGATCGTATCACGGATGACAGTGGAACCAATGCCCGAGTCTGGAAGCCAAGGGGTTTCTGCGCAGCCATCTGGAGGCCCACAGTCTGCAGCCACAGCAAGAGAACTGACAGGCTGGGATCCAGACACCTGCTTTGGCTGTCGGTTCCCTCTAacttgtgtgaccttgaacaagtcggTTCCTCTCTCAaggttttcattttctccctgtcccccctTTCTGGGCTGTTGCTTTGCTTCCCATCAAGCTGCCAGTTTTGATGTGCTGGGGAGTCAAGTCACCGTGGTTATTCCTCGATGAGTTTTGTGGGGTGGAGAGGAGCCAGGTCAGGGAAGGGCCTGGTGGGCCAGGGtggcctctctcctcctcctgggcTCTGTACTTGGCCTGGCTCCTCTGTGATCCTGTCTACAGCCTCTCCTggctccagctgtgtgacctcaagtaagtcacttaacctctctgagcctcagtgtcctccatTATAAATAGCACTGGGTCCAGCAGCCTCCAGGCTCTTGCCCTGTATCTCCTTGGTTTCTCCCACATCCTCCTCCCCGCTTCCCTCTCACTGGGAGCTCCCCCCACTCCTTCACCTGTGTGTCCACCCACTTGGCTCCCTGGCTGGTGTGCTCCACTCGGCCATAGAAGTGCACGGGCAGCATGAACTCAGGTCGGGCCTTCTCCCAGGGGTTTCCATAGCGAAGCCAGTCATCAGCCTCTTccatctgagcccaaggcaggtcgcagagaaaggaaggcagagtcAGACTCAGGCCCAGACCCAGACTCACACCACAGGGGGCAGTGGGTAGGGCAGGAGCCATAGCCCCAGTGTGCCCTCTCTAGAGTGTAAATGAAGGGCCCTGGGGTGGGTCCCTGGTCTGGTGGGGTATCCAATGGGACACGGTATGTGTATGGGAGTCTGAGAGGTTCCACAGGCATGGACCACCCGTTCCAAGAGTAACCAACAGGTTTTGGGGCCGGGGGAGAAGGGACAAGGATGCTTTTTGTCAAAGCTGAGCCTGTTTCTAGATCTTTCCGGAGACGGATGACCCAGTGGGGGTCCCCTCCATCATGCCTGGGTCCCCACAAGGCCAGGGCCCAAGGCCACTCACCTGCCAGCCCCCGCAGATCTTCTGGTTAAAAATCCCAAACTCGTACCGGATCCCGTAGCCATAGGCAGCCAGGCCCAGTGTTGCCATGGAGTCCAGAAAGCAGGCTACGGGTTTGCAGGGAGGTGGGTGTCAGGGACCCAGCAGAACAgagcccctctgcccaccccacccttgCCCCCTGCCCACTTACCGGCCAGCCGACCCAGGCCCCCGTTGCCCAGCCCCGCGTCCTCCTCgatctcctccagctcctccatgTCCAGGCCCAGCTGGAGGGGGAGGTAGGGCAGTGGTCAAGGCCAAGGGCCAGCAGGCGAATTCCCCAATACCTCAGCTGGCCCCACTCCTGGCCCCCTCCAAACCTGGTAGGTGGCCTCATCGCAGGCATTCTCCAAGGCCAGGTTCACCATGGTGTTTTGTAGGGTCCGTCCCATGTAGAACTCCAGAGACAAGTAGTAGACCCTCTGCCGGGGGAGACAGGTGCAGGGGGGTCAGGGCTGCCCAGCGGCCCCCAGCCAGGCCTCTCACACCTCCTGCCCCACTCCTCAGGCCCAGCACGTGCCAGCcctgtctccatttattttctcccCATCACAGGCTTCCGGACCCATCGGGAAGCTTCCCGTCCAGCATTTCCTCTGACTTTGGACACATCGcttttcttctctgagcctcagtctcctcatctggaaaatggggctgCCCTAACCACCTCGGGAATTGAGGTGCTTAGGAGCGGTGAAAACCCCTGCCATCGCACACAAGCCTCCGGACGGCCCACCGGGGAGTCAGGATGCAGAGAAGCCCCTCCAAGTCCTCCTCCAGAGGGAAAGGCCAAGGTGCAGAGAAACCAgtcatttgctcaaggtcaccgtGACCCACAGCCAGAGCTGGCCACCTCCTGTCCTTGAGGTGCCCAGTTCCCCTTGGTCCTCAAGCCTCAGCCCCAAGAAGAGGACAGGGGATGCTGCCGGTACCTGGGCTCCCAGTTTCCTAGGTCCCCTCCCCGGCCCActcgcccgcccccccccccccccccgcccaggagTGTCGGGTTGCTGACATTTACCATGACCCCGGTAGACACTTGATCCCACTTCCCCAGCTGTCCTGGCGGTACAGGGACACCACACCCGTATTTAATGACCCGTCCTTCCCCTTCAGGTCCAACCCAGGCCTCAGGGGTCTTCCCGACCACCAGAAGCCCCTCCACTCTCTGAATGGCCACTTGCCTTTGCAACCAGGATGCCTGatctgagccccccccccccaggtttcTCTGCCCAGGTTGTCCCAGCCCCAGCTGCACTCGGCACTGCTGCCCCTCCAACCTCAGTAACCTGGAAGGACCCTTTCTTTTGCCGCAGAAAACCCTGAGCCCACAAAGGGCTGCCGCTTGCTCGGGATCTCCCAGCCCCCGGGTGGGGCCGCCAGCCCATTTCCCACCCAGGACGCCCCAAGCAGCACCTTGGGGTCCTTCTCGTAGTAGTGCTGCTGCGTGCGGATCCAGCGACCCACGAGGTGGTCGCGCACGGTGTGGGCCAGCGCGAAGTAGTAGTCTCTCGGCGTGGCCACATTGCGGTCCTTCACGAGCGTGAAGTGGAGGTGCCGGTTGAAGCTCTTCTTGAGCTCGGTCACGTTCTCCACGCCGGCCAGGCCGCGCACGCTgatctgctttctcttctcctggtcTGACAGGGGCCGGGACATGGCTGCGGGAGGGCGGGCCGGACGGATGGGTGGACGGGGCGGCCTCAGCAGTGCCTCCAGCCAGGGAGTGGAGATCCCTGGCCGCCTGGGGTTTTAAAGCCTGGCTCTGGACGGCTCGCCCCGCCTCCCCCTGCAATGGGAGGGTCTTGGCCTGGCAGCTCAGGGAGCTATTTTGGGggcaaggggaggagaggggagaggggcagggagagcaggcCCAGCCTGGCTCATTCACAGCCCTGTGCTGACCCACTTCCTCCAGGCCTTGCACACTGGGGGCTTCTGCGCCCGGCTCTGCCTTTTGCAGTCGGGGACACAAAATGCCGCTCCGCCTGACAAGCCTGAGGCTTCCCCGGGGCTCAGGGGCTGGGCCTTCGGCTAAGCGGTTGCCCTGATCCGGGCCCTTTCCCTGGGTTGTGCATGAACGGTGGGGCCAGAGTTTGGCCTGCAGCAGCGCTCCTGGAGAAGCCGAGGAGGGCTGTCAGGGGGACAGGTGTCAAGAGGCTCAGCCTTCATCAGAGCGGACCAGCTTCTGGTTTAGACATTTGCCCAAAGACCTCCAACCACAAGCTGGAAGACCTCTGGTCAAGCTTCCATGGTGGCCCTACCAggggcggggtgggtggggggaggcctggggaggtggggagaggtcaAGTGGGGGGAGGTCATATGCTGTGGCAACAGGGGCAGGACACCCCCATGCACGCTTAAGGGCCAGGAGCGGAGGGTCAGCTGAACAGAAGAGGGGTAGCCAGCAAAGGACACTGGGTGCCTGAGAGAATGGGGACCAGGACTCTGGGTTCCAGGAGGTGGCATGGAGGAGGTCGCCTGAGGCAGGGCTACTGCCCCCACGCCACCCCCACCAAAGCTGAGCCACCCTGAGTTCCCCCTGTTGCTGTCCTTCAAGGAGCTCTGTAGTGACCTTTCGAGGGGGATGGTAGTCAGATTACAGGCCAGCTTTGGCCAGGGGCTGCCCGCCTAGAGCAGGGGCCTCTGGGAACTGTAGTCCTGGGCCCACAACGGCAGAATAAACAAGCATCCCCCACCGACTCATAATCCTGGCCCTGGTATCAGGTCTCCCTGTGACGCAGCTGCCCGGTGACCGGAGACCTCCTCCCGCTCGCTCCTCCCACCTGGGGCCACAGACGGAACAGGAATTCAGTGGGCCAGCGTTCACAGCTGTGACCTCACCTGTACAACGGGAGCCTCTGCACCCGGAACGCAACACCACTCACTTGTCTTCACGGCCGGGCAGCTAGGGGGCTGTCCCCAGTCCGCTGCTCATGCCCTGGCCCCATCCctgatttgctgtgtgacctttagCTGGTTGCTTTACTTTTCTGAGCCGTGAAGCCTTCATCCAATTTACACTCTCAAATGAGAATATAaattcctgcctcctccagctgctgccTCCTACTCCTGTGGAGGCGACACTGGATCCTGCTTTGTTCTTGGAGCAAAAGGAGCCCAGGGCTTGGTGCTATTTCAGAGGATGCCTGGGCCTCCCAGGGCAGTGGACTGGTGGGGAGGGACTGGGAGTTCTGGTCTCAGGGCTAAGGAAGCAGGTCAGAGGCCCGGACAGCTGCAGGGTGCTACTGAGAGAGCCTGGTTTGGGGGAAGGCTGAGCTGTCTTCGAGGACATTCTGAGCCACAGCAGACCCAGGCTGGGAGTGCAGGGTCTAAACTCGGAGTCTTCAGTTCCGAGCGCTGCTCTCCCCTGTCCCCGAACAGCATTCCGGTGTTGATCTCCCATAGCTGCCATGCTtcaaagtgagaaaaaaagatcaagaaaacACCCAAATGTGCCTACACAGAATTAGTGGGAATACAGGAAACTTTCTTAAATTTCTCGGTATTCCCCAGTTTCTCCTTTTGGTCTTTTGTACACTCTATTTCAGTGGAGTGCTTGGTGGCTCCCCGGTCTCGTCACAGCTCCCGCCCAGCCTCCAAGACCTGGTCTCCGGGCTTGGCTAGCTTCTGGGGCTGCTAGGCCTGGACTTGCTCTCACAACGCTTCCGAGTGGAGCTCAGAAGGCTCCTTGGTGCACAGAGCTCCCTGGAGACAGCGGCACGTCATCTGTGCTGTCGCCTCACACCCCAGTTGTGGCAACACCCTGGCCACGCAGACCTGCTCTGCACTGACCCCTAATTGCCCCTGCTCCCAAACCATTCCCGAATGAACCCAATCCTCTTCCGGTCGTGGGGCTCTGATGCCCCTCTTCCTACGCATCAGCACTGTGCTCACCCTTCTTCGGGGCTCAAGTCACTTGCTCAACTAGGAAACAGAAACTCCTTTTTagagtaggctccatgcccaatgtggggcttgaactcacgaccctgagatcaagagtctcacactctacggaccgagccagccaggcacccagaaaTTACTTTTGAGTGATTTCTCCAACTACCTTCCTTGTGGGTCCCTTCCATCTTTGATGTCTGTGCCCCCCAAACTGTTTCCAGACTTTTTCCAGGGGTGACGCCACTCCTGGGCCCCTCCTTTTATCTTGcaagccccagcccagcctgagACCTTCAAGACTCAAACGGACCCACTTCTTGTGTCCCCACGTCCTCCCCAATCCCTCACTCCCCAGTGCTGTGTGTGCAGATCAATCCTGAACCCTGGAAGCACTTGACCAACTTGAGTAACTCAAGGTTGTTTATGTCTGACTAGGTTTCTACCCAGAAATCCTGCCTCCTTTTCCAGACCAATCTTGGGTTTCTCCAGAGCCCTAGTGCTGACCTTTCCCAACTGGTATTCCTTTCACCAaccaagctgggggggggggcgggggcggggagccaGTGCTGCCACGACAGACAGGAACAGACATGGCTGAGCAAAGGCTTTTCCCCCAGGTATCTAAAGGCAGGTGGGAGCGCATTTCACATCTCTCCCCACTCTGCCACAAAGCTCCCCGCACTTCTGAGGGCCAAGCCTTCCTGCCGTCTCTTCCATTTCAGGGCCTGGAGCTCCTCGGAGAAAGGCCTGGAGAAAGGCCTGAGACGGATGCCTTAGTTAGCCACTTTGTTACTCTCCAAAACCTTAACAAAAGCTGGCGGCAGGGAGCAGTGAGGGAGCTAGCACAGGAATGGAGCTGGCCCCAGGGGAGAGAGGCGGAGGAGCTAGCTGGGCTGCGGTTAAgtcatttattgattttatttctaaaacccACATAGCGCCACTTTGCCTCTTCCAGAGCTTCAAAGAGCTAATTAACCGCCCAATGAGCCCACCAGGGAAACCGAGCTTGTGGGGGAAGCAATGAGGTgaagccaaggtcaaagagggtTGCtaggccccagccctgcccccattcCGTCAgttaaggacaaagagaaaagatcATTCTCTTGAAGTTTAGGGCTTGGTTAGGGAAACCCACTGAACTTGCCTTGCTTCCGAGGCTCCGTTAACCCTGCCGGCCTGTAACAAAGTAAGCAGCACCGACAGTCCAGATAGGACCCACGCCACCGGCTTCCGCCCTACACAGAGCAGTGTCGGTCCCAACCTGAAGGTGGAAAGCAGCCCAGGCCAGTTGCCCCCACTGGCCAGGTGCTGGGGGCAGCAGGACCTTGCTGTCACGAACCCCCCCCAAGGAAGCAAAGGCAGCCAGGAAAGGGCAGGCTCTGCGCAGCTCCCCCAGGGACGGCACTGCAGGGCAGCGgccgggtaaggacctcacaccCTGTGCAGCCCTGATGTGGATGCTTCGGGGGCCCCAGACACGGAAGAACGAAACAGCATGAGACCCCCCGGAAAGAAGTGCTTACAAAGCACAAGGCGGGGCAATTTtcttctgcccccacccagccccacagcCTGCGGTGCTGGCAGGCTGCAAGTCaccagcagagaaagaaaaagccacttGGCGGTTTTAATTTTAGCTGCTCTGTGCCTCACAGGCAGGATTAGTTGGCTTGACCTTTAGTGCCGAGGCCTCCCTAGGCCCAGGGCCTTAGTCAGGTGGTAGCTTCCAGGCAGAGACCGCAACCGGAGCTCAGCAAACGAGAGGGTCCAAGCCCCAGGGAAAGGCCTTCAAAACAACAGGGACCAGGGGATTGAGGGGTGacggggatgggggtggtggtgaagaaCCTGGTTCTCGGCTGTGAACCAGTAAACAAGGGGAAGATGGTGGGACCACCCACACACTCAGCTTCCACCAGCAAAGCCACACACTGGGACACAGGCGGCAGGCTCCTTAATGAGCGTCCCGGGGGCTCCCCAGAGAGAACGGGACGCTGGGGCCAGGGGCTGAAGCAGGCAGGTGAGGTAACTTCGGAGCTGCTGCTGAGGGCACGGGGGTGTTCAATGAGGAAAAAACATGAAGAGACAGACCCAGAAAACCACACTGCTCTTTTATTCAATGGAACATCCAACCCCCTTTAACGCAGTGTTGAATCATACACCGAAAAAAAAGCCCAGAGAAATTTCTGCAGATAAACCAGTGAAGAGAACGCGCATTATACATTGTCAACATAATCACTCCAtgaaaagggaaggggagaaaaaagtagAACGAAAAACAAGGGGCTCAAACCCCTAGACACTGCAGAACATTCAGACAtttgggattaaaataaaatttgaaaggaaaccttccaggaaggaaaggaacaaaTGGAATCTGAGGCAGCTCAGGTGCTCAGGGAGCATGAAGAGGACTCTCCAGGGTGGCAGACAAGCCCAGAGTGTCTTGGGTGGCCCCACCCAGCACTGGCAGGGGTGCCAGGATGGATGTCGGCCCTGAAAATTAACCCACTCCTCTACAGAGATGGCAAAGACAAAATGTCAAactaaccaaaaataaaaataaaaaataaaaataaacctctgGGGTGGTCATGGCAACCTTGAAAATCTTAGAACCAAAGGACCCCCCCCCATAACCTGACATTAATGGCCAAAGCTTGCGCCTAAAACCAtttgctccctcctctccttggGAAGAGAAcaggaatggagaaaaaggaaaggaatctaACTGCAGCGGAAGATCGGGGAAGAGCATCTCCTTGGACGGAGTCTGAAGAAAGGAACAGATAGGAAataacacaggaaaaagaaaaaaattaataaaaatgtcacGATATGGAGCCAGCGTGTTCCGATTCCGTCCACAAAAATAACTCAGGCTGCTTTGCCGAACCATCCTGTCCACCAGGGGCGCTGCTGAGGCTGTCTGCCTGGAAGGGTCACCAATGGGCGCGGAAAGTCCTCACTCTCATGGCTCGGGCCATCGCCGCCGCGGGGAGGGATCCTGGCGGCCCGGtttggggagaggcaaagggagttgggtgaggagagaaagaagacaaagaagacaCTCGATGCTACGGGGCGCCAGGAGAGCCCAAGCTGGCGCCCCTACTACCACCTGCCCGTTCCCAAGCGAGTCCTCAGTCGCTTGGCCCAGCCcggtgcgtgcacacacacacatgcgtgcacacaaaTCACATGCGTGCATCCCAATGTCTGGCTCCATATGGTGAGGTTCGGCGTGTGTTTAAACGAGACcaattctctctctatataatatatattttcttaaaaaaccgAGTCTAGTTCTGTGGTGGAGGCGGTGGGGGAGCTGGAGGCATCCCGAAGGGCGGCATGCCCGCCACCCCCATGCCCATCATGGTGACAAAGTTAGAAGGGTCCAtgggaggcggaggaggagggggcggggcatACATCATGCCGGCGGAACcaggcggcggaggcggcggagggggaggggccccGGGCGGCAGAGGCGGCTGGACCCCGGGGGGCAGGGGCACCATAGTGGGGTTGCCTTGCATCTGAGGGGCTCCTGGAGAAGCTGCGGCAGCCGCCTGCTGCTGTTGCCATGGCGGGATGGACCCTGTGCCAGCGCTCGTGGTGGTAGTCGTCGTATCTGGGGTGGTAAagaagcccaaggtcacacgcgCGGGGGCACACCGCGGCTCTCTGCGGCTGCTGCCTTGGGATGGGGGGGCGAGGGGCGCCTGTTCCTTGCTTGGCATGCGGTACGGTGgtggggggcgggcgggcggggctgTCCTGGTGAtggggagtggaggggtgggcaggaCTACCCTGGGGTCAGCCTCGAGGTCTCTGGGCTTAGCAGAGTAAGCCCTTTGTCACCAATGCCCCTGGAAGGGCTGAGGGGAAGGTACCAGACACAAGAACCGGCTCTGACATCCCTCCGCCCATCCGCCGCCACCACCGAACGGCACATTCAACCTCAAGGCCACAGCTACTCTCCCCACAGCCCGTCCCATCCCTGCAGTCTCTCAGGCCCCAATCACATCCCTCTCCGCAGCATGCAggcaccctccccaccccggccTTACACACAGGCCCGGGGCCAGCCAGCAGCCGGCAGCTCACACAGCCCAGCCCGTGAGAGCCTGGATTTCTGGTACTCTACCTACGATGGCAGGTTCCCTCCAGGTCCCCCCAAACTGCTCCCCAGACACAACCACGCCAAACATCAGCTCTCTTCCCCAAGACCCCCAGGGGCCACAAAGCCCTTTCTGCTTACACCCCCAGCAGAGAGCAGCATCTCCTCCCTGGGTGTCTGCCTGCCGCTGTGAGCTGTGAGGTTCTCTTGCTCCTCTCAGCCCCACCTCCCCGTCCCACCCACCCCCACGAGCCCAAAATATTCCACTCACTTTGCTGCCATGGCAAGGGGGTACTGGAAGCCATACTGCTGCTGGGCGGAGGGGGTGGcggaggctgctgctgctgttgctgccaTGGGGGAAGAGGAccagagggagggggcgggggctgcccactgggaggcggcggcggcggcggcatcATGCCCATAGGCGGCGGTGGCATCATACCTGCAGGTAGGTGGAGGCAAGGGTGAGGCCTCAGGGGAGAAGAGGGACTGGGGACACAGACCCCACTCCCAGGTCCAGGGCACACCCCGGAGTGAGCAGATGACAGGCCGCATTACCTTTTCCTTGATGCAGGCGATAGACCCCAGAGCCCACAGGCGTACTTCCCAGGTACTGATCTTGATGGAAGGAAAGAGCAGGGACTTAGCAGGACATTTGAACTGGTCAGGGAAGATGCCCCCACCGACAGTTTATTTGCTTCACACAGCTTGCAACCACTACTCTTCTAAGAACAGTTCTGGAACCTTGCCTTTGAGAGGTAGGCCTGTGTCTACCCCACACAGAAATCACTTCCTAAACCAGGATGAAATCTTGCTCCTTCTGAAGCCCCAACCTTGGCAAAAGACCTGGTGCAATACCCAGCCACTGTGGGAGCTGCTTCCGGTTCACAGCAACCTGATGTCACCCTTGCTTATCCCAAAGCCCCAAGGTTTCTGGTCTGACACTTACTTACCCATTGGAGGAGGGCCGTGATGCCCAGGTGGGTGGGGGCCCTGGTTCATCGGTGGTGGTGGCGGCTGCATCCAAGGGGGTGGGGGTCCGTTAGGGTTGTGCTGCATGGGATGTCCACCATGCCCACCTGTCAGGCTGGGTAATGGGTGTGGGAAGCTGTGGGGGCCACCTCCAGGCCCACCAGGACCACCTCCGTGCATGCCATGGTAGGGCCGACTCTCTGAAGGGCCCGAATTCATCCAGGGTGGGCGGCTCTGGGTGGTGGACATGAGAGACTACGTGAGAGCGTTTCCCGCCAACGTCCCTGCCTGCGCCCCCTGCTGGCAACACTGTTCTTTCGGCTCTGCCAAGAGGACCGGAAAACACACAAGGACAGGATCTTCCTAAAGTGAAAGATCCCCAAACATCCTGACACCCGGAAGAACAATGTTGCCAGCCACGTCTGTCAACGTGCTCTACCCGAAGCACCTGGCCAGAGCCCCCAGTCTCTGAGGAAGAGAATGGGGGGGGCCAGACACTAAGAACCAGCCCCTGAAACTCACCGGTGGAGGTGGGTTGTTGGCGGGAGCAGCAGGCCGAGGTGCGCTGGCCAGGGGCGTGGTGGCGGGCCCAGAGGTGGAGCCCACAGATGCCGGCACAGGTGCTTCGCCCAGTTCAGCCATGAGGGACAAATATTCTTTATCCATCCGTGCTTTATCCTGAGCTGACTGGGGGTCACCAGGCCTGAAGGCGGGACGGGACACGGAGAAAGAGAGCgcgagaagggaagaaaaattcGTTATTAGCAAGGAAAGTTCTATCCTGAAGAACTGACAGAGTTTTGAGGAATTCAATCATCTTTTCTAACCGTTCCTCAAAATCGTCTCATCAAGTCCTCGGTTCTGCACCCAGCTCTGCATGTGGGAGACCACGTGGATTTCTGCCACAACAGAGAAGACCGAGAGCACCCAGCCAGCCACA is a window from the Ursus arctos isolate Adak ecotype North America unplaced genomic scaffold, UrsArc2.0 scaffold_23, whole genome shotgun sequence genome containing:
- the SF1 gene encoding splicing factor 1 isoform X5 — its product is MATGANATPLDFPSKKRKRSRWNQDTMEQKTVIPGMPTVIPPGLTREQERAYIVQLQIEDLTRKLRTGDLGIPPNPEDRSPSPEPIYNSEGKRLNTREFRTRKKLEEERHNLITEMVALNPDFKPPADYKPPATRVSDKVMIPQDEYPEINFVGLLIGPRGNTLKNIEKECNAKIMIRGKGSVKEGKVGRKDGQMLPGEDEPLHALVTANTMENVKKAVEQIRNILKQGIETPEDQNDLRKMQLRELARLNGTLREDDNRILRPWQSSETRSITNTTVCTKCGGAGHIASDCKFQRPGDPQSAQDKARMDKEYLSLMAELGEAPVPASVGSTSGPATTPLASAPRPAAPANNPPPPSLMSTTQSRPPWMNSGPSESRPYHGMHGGGPGGPGGGPHSFPHPLPSLTGGHGGHPMQHNPNGPPPPWMQPPPPPMNQGPHPPGHHGPPPMDQYLGSTPVGSGVYRLHQGKGMMPPPPMGMMPPPPPPPSGQPPPPPSGPLPPWQQQQQQPPPPPPPSSSMASSTPLPWQQNTTTTTTSAGTGSIPPWQQQQAAAAASPGAPQMQGNPTMVPLPPGVQPPLPPGAPPPPPPPPPGSAGMMIPPRGGDGPSHESEDFPRPLVTLPGRQPQQRPWWTGWFGKAA
- the SF1 gene encoding splicing factor 1 isoform X6, with protein sequence MATGANATPLDFPSKKRKRSRWNQDTMEQKTVIPGMPTVIPPGLTREQERAYIVQLQIEDLTRKLRTGDLGIPPNPEDRSPSPEPIYNSEGKRLNTREFRTRKKLEEERHNLITEMVALNPDFKPPADYKPPATRVSDKVMIPQDEYPEINFVGLLIGPRGNTLKNIEKECNAKIMIRGKGSVKEGKVGRKDGQMLPGEDEPLHALVTANTMENVKKAVEQIRNILKQGIETPEDQNDLRKMQLRELARLNGTLREDDNRILRPWQSSETRSITNTTVCTKCGGAGHIASDCKFQRPGDPQSAQDKARMDKEYLSLMAELGEAPVPASVGSTSGPATTPLASAPRPAAPANNPPPPSRPPWMNSGPSESRPYHGMHGGGPGGPGGGPHSFPHPLPSLTGGHGGHPMQHNPNGPPPPWMQPPPPPMNQGPHPPGHHGPPPMDQYLGSTPVGSGVYRLHQGKGMMPPPPMGMMPPPPPPPSGQPPPPPSGPLPPWQQQQQQPPPPPPPSSSMASSTPLPWQQNTTTTTTSAGTGSIPPWQQQQAAAAASPGAPQMQGNPTMVPLPPGVQPPLPPGAPPPPPPPPPGSAGMMYAPPPPPPPPMDPSNFVTMMGMGVAGMPPFGMPPAPPPPPPQN
- the SF1 gene encoding splicing factor 1 isoform X9, with product MATGANATPLDFPSKKRKRSRWNQDTMEQKTVIPGMPTVIPPGLTREQERAYIVQLQIEDLTRKLRTGDLGIPPNPEDRSPSPEPIYNSEGKRLNTREFRTRKKLEEERHNLITEMVALNPDFKPPADYKPPATRVSDKVMIPQDEYPEINFVGLLIGPRGNTLKNIEKECNAKIMIRGKGSVKEGKVGRKDGQMLPGEDEPLHALVTANTMENVKKAVEQIRNILKQGIETPEDQNDLRKMQLRELARLNGTLREDDNRILRPWQSSETRSITNTTVCTKCGGAGHIASDCKFQRPGDPQSAQDKARMDKEYLSLMAELGEAPVPASVGSTSGPATTPLASAPRPAAPANNPPPPSLMSTTQSRPPWMNSGPSESRPYHGMHGGGPGGPGGGPHSFPHPLPSLTGGHGGHPMQHNPNGPPPPWMQPPPPPMNQGPHPPGHHGPPPMVPGKYACGLWGLSPASRKRYDATAAYGHDAAAAAASQWAAPAPSLWSSSPMAATAAAASATPSAQQQYGFQYPLAMAAKYDDYHHERWHRVHPAMATAAGGCRSFSRSPSDARQPHYGAPAPRGPAASAARGPSPSAASAAWFRRHDVCPAPSSSASHGPF
- the SF1 gene encoding splicing factor 1 isoform X7; this encodes MATGANATPLDFPSKKRKRSRWNQDTMEQKTVIPGMPTVIPPGLTREQERAYIVQLQIEDLTRKLRTGDLGIPPNPEDRSPSPEPIYNSEGKRLNTREFRTRKKLEEERHNLITEMVALNPDFKPPADYKPPATRVSDKVMIPQDEYPEINFVGLLIGPRGNTLKNIEKECNAKIMIRGKGSVKEGKVGRKDGQMLPGEDEPLHALVTANTMENVKKAVEQIRNILKQGIETPEDQNDLRKMQLRELARLNGTLREDDNRILRPWQSSETRSITNTTVCTKCGGAGHIASDCKFQRPGDPQSAQDKARMDKEYLSLMAELGEAPVPASVGSTSGPATTPLASAPRPAAPANNPPPPSRPPWMNSGPSESRPYHGMHGGGPGGPGGGPHSFPHPLPSLTGGHGGHPMQHNPNGPPPPWMQPPPPPMNQGPHPPGHHGPPPMDQYLGSTPVGSGVYRLHQGKGMMPPPPMGMMPPPPPPPSGQPPPPPSGPLPPWQQQQQQPPPPPPPSSSMASSTPLPWQQNTTTTTTSAGTGSIPPWQQQQAAAAASPGAPQMQGNPTMVPLPPGVQPPLPPGAPPPPPPPPPGSAGMMIPPRGGDGPSHESEDFPRPLVTLPGRQPQQRPWWTGWFGKAA
- the SF1 gene encoding splicing factor 1 isoform X4, with protein sequence MATGANATPLDFPSKKRKRSRWNQDTMEQKTVIPGMPTVIPPGLTREQERAYIVQLQIEDLTRKLRTGDLGIPPNPEDRSPSPEPIYNSEGKRLNTREFRTRKKLEEERHNLITEMVALNPDFKPPADYKPPATRVSDKVMIPQDEYPEINFVGLLIGPRGNTLKNIEKECNAKIMIRGKGSVKEGKVGRKDGQMLPGEDEPLHALVTANTMENVKKAVEQIRNILKQGIETPEDQNDLRKMQLRELARLNGTLREDDNRILRPWQSSETRSITNTTVCTKCGGAGHIASDCKFQRPGDPQSAQDKARMDKEYLSLMAELGEAPVPASVGSTSGPATTPLASAPRPAAPANNPPPPSLMSTTQSRPPWMNSGPSESRPYHGMHGGGPGGPGGGPHSFPHPLPSLTGGHGGHPMQHNPNGPPPPWMQPPPPPMNQGPHPPGHHGPPPMDQYLGSTPVGSGVYRLHQGKGMMPPPPMGMMPPPPPPPSGQPPPPPSGPLPPWQQQQQQPPPPPPPSSSMASSTPLPWQQNTTTTTTSAGTGSIPPWQQQQAAAAASPGAPQMQGNPTMVPLPPGVQPPLPPGAPPPPPPPPPGSAGMMYAPPPPPPPPMDPSNFVTMMGMGVAGMPPFGMPPAPPPPPPQN